A genomic segment from Spinacia oleracea cultivar Varoflay chromosome 3, BTI_SOV_V1, whole genome shotgun sequence encodes:
- the LOC110798902 gene encoding uncharacterized protein has protein sequence MIPLGFVQSVSTKIKVVNGEFGLHGREEEEQYALLPRYAAEILRSNPGNTVKLKLDANVFDRLYLCFEALRKGFLAGCRPFISLDGCFLKGPFGGQLLVAVGRDENNQMFPLAWAVCEVESTDTWSWFLELLATDLGTSEGAGYTFMSDQQKGLFAAVSNVFSQAESRVYARHVYCNFRGVFGGGLEYRKQFWTIAKSNTVNHFNENIEVMRGISHEADEDLLKRNYKKWCRAFYTPLSCCDSVDNNMSEVFNAYILSARHKPIITMLEDIREGLMERLHKKRDFIGKKEIMLCPRIQIQLEKHKIWARGWNAYWDGGFCYGVREGATQVKYVVDLNQHTCSCNAWQTYMKAYEFLLEPLNGPQEWPTSDSIVVAPKVKKVNGRPKTKRRYGIGEVTASGKLERTGCSMKCSLCGVIGHNKRGCKNAPKQQQHSNNHATVEQTTPQQQHPRTSSAITMHNRGVGIYTYPNGYQRIATPISQHFPTPQRQRPPAAFYSDHGGEQTIYSFPAHDFPLSQTQPSQ, from the exons ATGATTCCACTAGGGTTTGTGCAGAGTGTGAGCACAAAGATAAAGGTTGTAAATGGAGAATTTGGGCTTCATGGGAGAGAGGAAGAAG AGCAGTATGCATTACTCCCAAGGTATGCAGCTGAGATACTAAGAAGCAATCCAGGGAACACAGTGAAGTTGAAGTTGGATGCAAATGTGTTTGACAGACTGTATTTGTGTTTTGAGGCACTTAGGAAAGGGTTCTTGGCAGGATGCAGACCTTTCATATCACTTGATGGATGTTTCTTAAAGGGACCATTTGGGGGTCAATTGTTAGTAGCAGTAGGGAGGGATGAAAACAATCAAATGTTCCCTTTGGCTTGGGCTGTTTGTGAGGTTGAGAGCACTGACACGTGGAGTTGGTTTCTAGAACTTCTAGCTACTGATTTAGGCACTAGTGAAGGAGCAGGGTACACATTCATGTCTGACCAACAAAAGGGTTTATTTGCTGCTGTGTCAAATGTGTTTTCACAAGCTGAAAGTAGGGTGTATGCAAGGCATGTGTACTGTAACTTTAGgggagtgtttggaggtggtTTAGAGTACAGAAAACAATTCTGGACTATTGCAAAAAGCAACACAGTAAATCACTTCAATGAAAACATTGAAgtaatgaggggtatttcacaTGAAGCTGATGAAGACCTACTGAAAAGGAACTACAAGAAATGGTGTAGGGCATTCTACACTCCATTATCTTGTTGTGACAGTGTAGACAACAACATGAGTGAGGTGTTTAATGCATACATCTTGAGTGCAAGGCACAAGCCTATTATTACCATGTTGGAAGATATCAGAGAGGGTTTGATGGAAAGACTGCATAAGAAAAGAGATTTCATTGGGAAAAAGGAGATAATGTTGTGTCCTAGAATCCAAATTCAGTTAGAGAAACACAAAATTTGGGCTAGGGGTTGGAATGCATATTGGGATGGTGGGTTTTGCTATGGAGTAAGAGAAGGTGCAACACAGGTTAAGTATGTGGTGGATCTGAACCAACATACTTGCAGTTGCAATGCATGGCag ACCTACATGAAGGCATATGAATTTTTGTTAGAGCCTTTAAATGGTCCTCAAGAGTGGCCTACTTCTGATAGCATTGTTGTGGCTCCAAAGGTGAAAAAGGTCAATGGAAGACCTAAAACAAAGAGGAGATATGGTATTGGAGAGGTAACTGCATCTGGTAAGCTGGAGAGAACAGGTTGTTCTATGAAATGCAGCTTATGTGGTGTGATAGGCCACAACAAAAGGGGTTGCAAGAATGCCcctaagcaacaacaacacagcaacaaTCATGCTACTGTAGAGCAGACCACACCACAGCAACAACACCCAAGAACCAGTTCAGCTATAACAATGCACAATAGGGGTGTGGGTATTTATACCTACCCAAATGGGTATCAAAGAATAGCTACT CCTATATCACAACATTTCCCCACACCACAGAGGCAAAGACCTCCTGCAGCTTTCTATTCTGATCATGGGGGTGAGCAAACCATCTACTCCTTCCCTGCACATGACTTCCCATTGTCACAGACTCAACCAAGTCAATGA